From the genome of Mastacembelus armatus chromosome 21, fMasArm1.2, whole genome shotgun sequence:
ttaggACTGTGATGTGATTTATATTCCAGTTTTAATCGATTACAGCTTACATTTTTAATCTTGTGTTTTAGATATTTTAGctgacttacttctgacagaaggaataaaaaaattatttaacatATATCTGAGATAAAACAAGATATTTCTGAATAATCGGCACAGGAGCACAGTTAAAATAGTGAAAACCAAAGAGCAGGAAAACCAAGAGCAGCACGGCAGGATGAAAACAGACCTGCATCACCTATAGCTGAGGACACTCTGCCAGTAAAACGAAGATAAAGGTaaattttaggtttttattgtgaaatgaaGCTTTACTGGTTTAGGAAGTTTTTATTCCCATGTTCAAACATACAATAAGTCAAAAAGGCAATGTGAATCTTTGCTACTGTCCTGAATAAAGAGTGAAAAAGCAGAGGAATGAACAGAACAGTTTACCTGTCGCTCTGGTGCCCAGCATACGTCTGTCGTAGATACGCACTGAGCTGTCGGAGCAGCCCACAGCCAGATAGTACGGCACCAGTGGAGAAATGGATATAGAAGTCGCTGCCCTTTGACAGTTTATCAAGATGTCCTGAAATCACAGCAAATAAGCAAAATCTGGGTCCTGATGATCAGAAAAATGTTCTCTACTAATTATAATATTTCAGCTGTGGAGGTTCACTTGTAACACTGTTGTAGGATAATTAAGAGGGTAACAGCTTCTGCACCGAAGGCTTCAAGATCAGTGTCCAATACGAAGAGTGAAATACGAGGATATGCAACACAGTCTCGGAGGGCACAGTGTGTCTCTCAGCcacacagccacagccacagccacacacacacacacacacacacacacacacacacacacacacacacacacacacacacacacacacacacacacacacacccccctaACCATTAGCACTCAGCTTCCTGTGATGCAGACTAGCCTGAATCCAAGAAAACTGCTTTCTGAATTGGTCCAGAGACATTAATCTGCTTGTGAATGTAGGAGATAATGGCTTGTTGAATCATCAATATCAAATAAACAGAAGTTTAGGAAAGTTACatcagcaaaacaacaaagggAACTTCACTGTAGAAATCATATTCCAGCAGTCACCGTACATCTTTGCAGTCTTCTTTAGTGCAGCTCGTCTTTGTGCGAAGGTCAAACCATCGCACCGTGCCATCCTCGCCGCATGACAGAAATGTGTAGGGGTCATTTGGTACAGTCATAATCTACCAAAAAGGAAGGTCAAGGTTAGAAGACAGAAAATTGTGTATGATCTTTGAAATGTTGACTAAAATGTCTCTGGTTCTGTACCTCATAGGCTGTTCCATAATGGCAGGTGAACTGACACTGTCTGTTGAACTCTGGACTCTTCTCAGTGTGGGTGTAGTAGATGATGCCGTCCCCAGAGCAGGAGATGATCTCCTGATCGTTGGTATGGGGCATGAACTTCGCACTGAAGATGTTTGCCCGGTGACCTGAACGTATGGACTTTTTGACCTGAAGAAGAGAAGCATGACCATCACATCCAAGGACTAAACAAAACCAGGTTTCAGGCTTGTTATTCCTGCAAATCTTAAGTGTGTAATTATTGTCGCTTTAATGATAAAGACCTACTGTCGTGGATGAATAAGGAGACaatgggcccctgggcacagacatgtaTATGACCCCACTACACATCTCCTTGTATACATTTTCCACTTATTTTACTTACgttgtgtttattttgatcattttgcatatttgtacactttattttttgtctttgtgctctTTTGTTTTGAGTCATTTGTATAGTTATGCATCTATTTTTatcactttgtgtcattttgtagTCACTTGTTTGACAGTCCCTCCAGGTTTCTCTGGTCTGACCCTTTGGGCCCCTAGTTCTGTGCCCAGAAGGCCcattcagtaatccatccatccctaCTGTACCTTTTTGTTGTACGGGTTCGTAATAACCAAAAAGGTATCGTCTGACCCCGACAGGATGTATTCTCCTGTGTCGTTCCAGGATATAGTGTTGACCTGTGGACAGACAAGAtctgggattaaaaaaaaaaaaaaaaaaaagattctgcATTAATgctaacaaacaaaaataagttgattaatcaattagttGCCCAACAGATTGTCAACAATTCTGATAATCATTTCATTAAGTCGAGTAAAATAATAACCGATCGCTGCTGAAGATTTGctgattttcttcattttataccaatggaaacagagagaaaaagtggTTAGAAGATGTCACCTTTTCAGATATTAGACAGAGACTAAACCAGCAATTCTCAGCTTGGGGGTATCGACTCTCATGGTGGGTAACAAGATGAATCACAGGTGTTGTGAGATGATTATGCAGggagacaataaaaaaaaaaaaaaaacattttcctgcacCAATTtccatgtatttttctttaacctTGTAAAATATTGCATAGTGTTACAATTTCAGGCCTGTCAAATAATTTAAATCGGTCTCAGACAAGAAAATCGATTGAACTACTCATACACTATATAGCTGCACACTGCGACGAGGCATCGCAATGAGTTTTTCTAAAAGGGTCACAAACAAAACGACGCTGACAACCACCGGTTTAAAAGATTAGTTGAACGATCTAACAGTGAGGTTATTCACAAGAAAATACAAACTTCCTTGTGCAGTTTTACTTAATTGTAATCCATCTGTGAATCTAAATAGAGCATTAGAAGAGTGCAGATTACTATCATTATTATCACTTCACTGTTTGCTGCCACTCCGTGAATCAATATTTCATCAACACCTCTTGTTGCAGCCGTGGTTGGTGTTTCATCATCACACCATTGCACTTTCCAGATTTCCACAGAATCACTTTTCCGCAGTCAGTGAAATGACACTGTGAATGATCAGTTACCACACCCTGAACGCTGAACTCTACACTccatctttaatattttaacaggCTTCTATCGATTTCAGAGAAGCTGCATCAGAAGTGGGTTAGATTTTTAATACAATATACAGAACAATGTAGATGAATCTGTCTCTGTGCCTCTCATGTGGTGAAAGATTAACAGACAGATGGCGAGGAGCAGATTCGGGTGAGGGAGGTGATGAGGGGATCCAAACGCATTATGCCCTTTTAAAAGCACAGGTCTGGGCTTCCTGTGAGAAATATGATTCagtgcagagaggaaaaaaaaagcctcacaGTCTTCACCTTCCACTGGCAGATTTGAAATCAGGCCTAACAAAAGCTACATCTTGATGTTTATAGAAAATTGATGCAAGTTGTATTTCACAACTAATCAATTTCAAGAGAAATCTACTACAGTTTCAAATATGTTTCAGTTGTATCTTTGATATCATATTTATTTCTCACAATGGAGTCAAGACAGCCCACTCTACTGTACCAGTGGACCAGCAGAGACTACCAGAACTCCATTATCCCCCACGAGGTTCAGCAGTGGTTTATCTACACAATAGAGAAAGCTCTTAGCACCTATCTTCTGTATAACCATTGTAGTTAATACACCAGTGATGTGGTTGCTTTAATTTATAACCTGTAGGTGAAAATCCTCAGCAGAGATTAGCCATTACATGAGCACTTCTCTATCCTGCAAACTAAAATAGACCCATTAACCTCATGGTTATTTACTATATATTTAGATGTATAAAGCGTGAAAAATAACAATTAGCCATTATTCATTTCCCAGTTTTGTCACAACGTTTTACTTTATAAATAGcttcaataatcaataattttttTCAACCACTAATTAAAATTACTTTCCTGCCTCTAATAACCCTTATTTTGTTAACAAAGAATATCATGTCTATATATTAATCAAACAGCTAAAATAATCACACTGAAtggaaacatttcagaaatCCTTTATGGAGATCTGGTTCAGACAAACGCGTAGTAAACTGCGGTTGGGGCCTTTATGCTGAGgctgttttggtgttttggaTGCAGTGCCGGCCAGGTTGATACTGTGACAGGACGTGTGACTGTGTCAGCTTCAGGTTTCTCAGAGGGATTAAATACCTGACCCGTAGTCAGAGAACTGCACACTGTCAGACACTGAGGCCTCATAAACTGACCaaggaaaagtgaaaagttttttttttttactgccaaAAGAGAacgtgcaaaaaaaaaaaaaaccaaacatgttGGGCACTTACACAGCCATCATGTACATTCAATGTCGCTTCAAGTTTAAGCCTCTGGACAAATTCTCTTCTACctgtgaaaagagaaaattacaaatgtaaaataatgagacatttttcagcttttttttcctgcaacaTATTGTAAAAACAACTATCCATTTATTTCACTTAAGTACAACAGAAGTGTGTGCTGGCATaaaatttcacattaaacatttctATTTAGTATTTCCataacatgtactgtattattCATGGAGGGGAAACATCTCTTGCACTTAATGGaagattgtaaaaaaaaaaaaaagaaaactgaaattgtcCTACACAAATCATGCTACTGTAAACCTCTAATATGCACGAAGAGTGGTCTGAAAAGGCTGTACTTTACTTCAAAGTGGTTTTCAAGTGTCACCAATAACAAAGAAATTAAGATTtgatttcagtttattttagtggaatGAGAGAGTGATGGCGAATTGGAGAGttgagtgacagaaaaacacatccaCTTCCCTTTTTTTGAGTTCCTGCCTCCGAAAAGTTATTCATGAACAACTGTGGGCAACATCTGTTCACACCTGACATGTGACCTGCTGAAATTAAAGGATCTAAGTTTAACAGTGATGGCATTTACATGTAGATTGGTCTCCCAGTTCTGTCTTCTATCCTAGTGGATTCAGAAAGGCcaaatgaatttgtgtgtggttttatttcTAGTTTTATCATGACTCcatatgtctgtctgtgtttttactcaTTAAGAGTTTCTGCCTCACATCATCTGTAAAAAACTGCATATGATATCAATAACTCTTTAATTTTCAGGTTCAGATAAAGTCTTGCAATTTGAAAAGAATAggatgtttctgtgttgtaaTTCAATACAGACCACTACTTGTTGCCCCCATCCCCTTCGTTGAGCTAAATTTATCCCACAAGAGCTGTCACCCACACACCGCTGCAAGTATCCTCTATCAGTCCACAATACCGGCTCAAACCATATCTCAGTCATGCTAAATACAGCTCTGACTAACCCTTTGAGCCACCTGACCCCCCAGCACAGGTTTGTAAATCTTTATACATCCATTGTCCTGACTCTTTGACAGGACACATTGCAGACAGGTCCTATAAAACCTCTCTGTCAGTGCTGTGCTCTGTTTAGGTATCTCGGTGTCGTGGCATTTCTCTAGCAGACGTATTAACGATTCTTAGCAGTATTGATTCCAATTTATTGCTTGAGCAAGGCACACAACCCAGAGTACATTgatctttctgtctcctccttcctTATACACTAATCTTTTATCTTGTCTCTTGCCCCTTCACATAATTAGACAATTGATTCCCAAATGCTTCCTCAGAGCAGGTGagacataatgaaaacaatcatttcaCACACTCTATAGTCTTTTGACTTTCAGTTAAGGATTCGCTTCCTAGTTTTATTCTGTGAGAAACAAACTACTCCTGCCTTCTCCGACGTCAACTTGAACTGTTTATCTCGCTTctgcagaaataataaatcCCCTCATTGGTTTAGATGAGCGCACACACAATTAGACTACACAAAGTAAGTATAATGGTATGACATATAATGGGCAGTCACTCAGTGAATGACTGTTATGTGAATGTGATGTATAGTCTATCATTATGATGACACCATGATGCACAAAATAAAACGGCATCAGATTTTCCAccacactgcagtcactgttaTGAACATGCTGCTCTCTGACAATCAACAGATACACGGGCATCAAGGCAGAAAATGACCGACTTACATCCACACGTCTCTCTAATGACGACTATTACAGCAGGGACACATCAAACCAACTAGATTTATAGCTTTGCCCAAGTTAACCTCTCCACGTATTAACCCattaaactatatatatatatatatatatatatatatatatatatatatatatatatatatatatatatagttatgtTTTGTTATGACAGCTATTTAAGTTTGAACATAAACTCAGACCACATGGCACAGCTTCTTCTCCCAGATCATACATCGGCTGGGAATCAAACATATATAGACACGTAGTTTCTATTTACAAGTTTGTCACAATACATTGCAGTTCTGTCCCTGCAAAGCTAAAGGAACTTTATAATGCCGTAAGATTTTATAAACACATTTCCATGACTAATCTCTGCTTTAACTACTTTATTTATGACATCTTGGCACTATATCTGTGATTTACTTCAATTTACAGTATGCTGCAATTCCTGTGCAAGATCATTAAATCTGTAAAAGAGGATATAAACCTGATTTTACTCTTGCTGGAGAGCTGCACTATTAAGGGCTGCACATGATACTTTATCCCATCTCTGGACTCTCACATTTCTCCTTTCCATAAGTGAATTGAATTTCCATGCACTGGGCGGCTCAGTCTTTGCAGCTCTCTGTTATTAGGAAAAAAGCTCAGGGACTTGGGGCACAGTCATGTTGGCCCCAGCTGCCCCTAAACACAGTGTTAAAATAATGTCCTGTTTGACGTTAGCATTATGAGACAGGCTTGTTGTGTTCTTACCTAAATAGTTGGTCCTGATGGTGTTAGGCTCGCTGTATCCAATTAGGCGTTTATTTACATCCCAAACCAGGTTGCCAGAGCAGGACATTGTGACCCTTTGTGGCTTTTAATAAACAATAACATTGAACCTAAGCTAACCCTTTCCTGTTGATGTCGCCTTTTCTCTATCGTCGCTTCGGTTTTTCCATCGGGATCcgtccccccctccccctccgaCCCCGTTAGCTGGCGGCGACACTCCGCGTCAGCATTGCCGGTGTTAGGACTCGGTCCTGTCCTGTCTCCGGTGGTGTCTTGGGTCCACGCTGACTGTAACCCTGCGCTCCGGGCTGCTAACTATCTGTCCTAGAGCCCAGCCTGTTTATGTCTTCGTCCAGGCAGCAGTCAGCTGTGTCCAGACAACGCGATAAACTATGTGTTTTTACAGAGACAATGGGTGCGCTCGTTTTAATGCGCCTAACAGCTGCCGGGGCGGAGTGTCATAGAACCAGACTTTGTTGGGAAAAGTtggactttattttcattattagcTACAGCAGCCTTTCCTTTAGTCACCCTTTGACTCAAGCTATTTAACTCATTTAACCCCCTTGAACTAACAGGGCCTTGCTCTGTAATCTCTTCCAATATAAATAGATCCAATTTAATGGCTGTCATGGTTGTATTTATATATTGGATGGTTCTGACTTtgtagaataataataataataataataataataataacaaaagcaCTGATTAGTACATGGTGTTCAACATGAGTGGGTTAAGGCACAGGTACGATGGGTTGACACTTAGTTGTAATTCAGCATTGAACAGAGGTAAACCAGTTGGACAGGACAGGTTAAGCAGCATTTACTACTATTTCCTCAAAGAAATGGCTGGGTTACACTGTCAGGTGTTCCCAGGGCAAAACCTGGCTTCACTGCCCCCTTTATAAAACACAGACTTTGTCACAGGAATCCTAAAAGATGGGGCTCTACTATACTTTCACTGTAAAGTAGATTTTTTACAAGTCTCACATATTGTGACCTAAACAAAGATGGGAGGTGGTGGGGGTTCTTGTGACTACATACTTTACTTGTCTCATGACATAAATTAGTGTTTTATGCAAAGTATAAATTTCAATACTTTATTGATCaaatattacattacaaaaCTGCTTAAATGTAAAAGAATGACACAATCGCATCATATTAgtgaaaatataagaaaaaaatctgcaaatgaCATAAACAGTTCAAATAAAGGACTATTACACTCTAAGTATTAATGCAATTATAAAATTCCCTTGTGTATATTTACAAGTGGGATACGCCGGGAGAAAAAGCTAACAATTCCATCTGAGCCAATCATCTCAGGTTCCTGATCAGGCTGGCCAATGAGAATAGAAGAAAATGTGACCCCGCCCCTCACACGGTAGGTTGCGCTGTACAGAAAGTCACCTCAGAGGAGCTACTGACAGCTAGCAGCGCTAGCATTGTCCCGGGTTAAGGTCGACAGTAGGGCGGCAACAAGCTCTATTGTTCAATCTGCCTGTcggtttttatttttcaacatcgTAAAAACGAAGCGAACTCAAAGGGGATTGAAATCCTGTGGcttgtaataaataataaacaataaatagcCTTAGCTTGCTAGCTAACCATTTAGCCAGGTAGGTACACGTTTCGTTTGCATCGGAACATCTTCGACCATGGCTGCGCTGAGGGTGTCCTACCACAGGATTTTGGATCGGATCGAGCATATGCTACCAGCCAAACTGAGACCCTTCTACAACCACCCTGCAGGTAATTCATGCAGCTGCTTGTTTTGGTAGGATCGGTGATGTGGCCTGTGCCCACCCGTGATTGCATCAAAATAGCTCAGTCTGCAGGAAGAGTTCGTAGCTGTGTTTGCCCTAAAGCCCTAAAGCCCTAAAGCCAACAAGGTTACTGTGGCATTTAAAAACTTCACTCAGCTACACTTTAACTCAGCTCATCATGCTGTTGTCAGTGCCTGATGCAGAGAAAGAGCCTGGTTTCACTCACAACACAGTCACATATGTAAAACAATAACTATGCATGTTACTCAGTTGCCAGGTTTTCAGATGTGACTAGTTCAAGCTATTGCAGTGTGATAAAGCAGCCCTACATAACATCCTGCCTTCATGGGCCCATATCTGTTAATGAGGCTATCCTGAATATAGCAGCAATGAACGCATTATAActcaacagcagaaaataaactgGTCAGGTATGTTTCTTCTGTTCAAGAACAACTTGTATACACATTGAGCTACAACAAGGACAATTATTTGCCCCAATGTGGCAACAAAAGCCACCTCTCTCAAAGGTGATTTGCAGTGACTGATGTCCCACTATGTGTTTAGCCAACAGGATCAGGCTGGGCCTGCGATCAAAGCTGATCCAGACCAGCAGCTTTTTATGGTCACTCAGTTTTTGTCCTTGTGGTGTTGCTAGTTAAGCTTGTGTGAATGCACTGAGGTGCTGGAGTGTCTGTTACTAAAACACTCTGTCCGGAGTTAGGTCTGATATTTTAACCCCTGTTTTTAAAGGCTGGGTGCATTGATTGATGTTCAGTGGTGTGTAACCGTCCCGATGAGAGGATATGTTGTGTTAtcactgtttgtttattgtctTAAGCTCTGGGTTTGAGAGAGGTTTAAAAGCATCACCATAAAAATCTAAAGTTTAATTAAAATTGCAGCCATGCCTAAACCAGCACAAATCCCATCTGATATTTTATTAACTCATAACTATCTCATTTAAAggattgatttgttttgtgtagtATTATCAAAGAATTGTGCATATCCCCATTAGAAATACTGAAAGAAAATTGATGAGtaacttaaaaataatacaaCCTGTGTCTGTGATTGACATTTCaccatttatgtttttgtttttatccaaggtccaaaaactgttttcttctgGGCCCCAGTGTTTAAATGGGTAAGTGCATTTTAAGTGCATAGTCTACTGTGTTTAAATAATTCAATGCAGACCAGTGGTTTCTAACTGATTAGGTTTTTATTTatagaaaacaaaacctttgcCTGTTCGTGGCCTAATGAGTTGCAGATACCTGTGCTTTAGTTACTTTAATACCTTGGAAGAGAGTGAACAGGTACAATTAGCCAGtaagaaaacaataataacGTGAAGCAGGAATGTGTTTTCCTACTTTCCTGTGCTGTTACTCATTTTCCAAAGGTTGAGAGAAATGACTATGGTATAATAATCAGTCTTTATTGATTTGTTGACTTATAGTAACTCCAGTAGAAAAACCCACACTGGGTTTGATTGAGTAAGTACAACATGGTCTCCTCTCTACAGGGTCTGGTAATGGCTGGTTTGGCTGATATGACTCGACCAGCAGAGAAACTCAGTACCTCCCAGTCCTTTGTGCTGACAGCCACAGGTGAGAGTTTCATCATCATCGACGTAGTTTGAAACAGAAATCGTCTGATCCAGCACCAGAAATTGCAGCAGATTGAAGTGACCTGTCATATACTTTTGTGTGGATTTTATAGGCTCTGCCTCAAATTCTTATTGAACATTTCAAAATTGTTAGTTTATCAGCTCAGGGTTCACAAGGATATTGATCAATCTGTGCTAAAGGTTACCTGATGTATCTGCTTTTGCAATGTCTTTAAACATATGTTATCTGTTGTGCCTTTTTCCAAAACAGGCTCTgatctaattttaaa
Proteins encoded in this window:
- the mpc2b gene encoding mitochondrial pyruvate carrier 2b, whose protein sequence is MAALRVSYHRILDRIEHMLPAKLRPFYNHPAGPKTVFFWAPVFKWGLVMAGLADMTRPAEKLSTSQSFVLTATGLIWSRYSLVIIPKNWNLFAVNFFLGCAGGSQLYRIWRYKQDKKAEAKTAAES